Genomic DNA from Cucurbita pepo subsp. pepo cultivar mu-cu-16 unplaced genomic scaffold, ASM280686v2 Cp4.1_scaffold004416, whole genome shotgun sequence:
TTAGTATTGCATCTGGTTCTTGAATTTCATTCGAAGCATGGACAGTCGTTTCTGAACTGGAAACTTCTCATCTTTCAATCCTAATTTATCCATGTAGAATACTATTTTCTTGAGGGTGTCAATGACTTCTTTTGCCTCGTACCCGAACGCTTTCTCCTGGATTCTTAGAATTCTCTTGAGCAGCTTCAGTAGCTCGGTTTCGTCCTTTCCGAGCCTGCTCTGAATGGAAACCAGACAATCTAGAGCTTCACCTGCGTGCAGTTCAATAGAAAGAGGAGCTTATGTGAAGATGATCTAAGATCACTATCCATCAAGTAGAAATAGAAGCAATTCTCAGTTCTCACCAACAGGAAGGCAATCTTTTCC
This window encodes:
- the LOC111787037 gene encoding nephrocystin-3-like, coding for MVKAVGPDDQSITNPMLNLAVTLYNLKRDDDAEQLALEVLRIRENAFGKDCLPVGEALDCLVSIQSRLGKDETELLKLLKRILRIQEKAFGYEAKEVIDTLKKIVFYMDKLGLKDEKFPVQKRLSMLRMKFKNQMQY